The sequence GATTTCTCTTTCTCGTGCCTGCCGCTCAAGATCTCAGGCGGCGACGGCTCACCCGTCCGCGCCGTCGCCTTTTTTTGATAATCACGGTTCGAATTCCCGGACGTCCTGGAATCGGGTCACCACGATGAACTTTTCGACATCGACCTTGACGAGGACGCAGGCCGGATCGCGGACGAAATCCTCCAGGAACGGAAACTTCGAAAGGAAAATCCTCTGCAGCGAGTCTCGCTCGTCTCCCTCGGCGTCCGAAGCGCGCCCGAGAACGGTCACGGAGGCGGCGTCCCGGAAATCCTCGGCACTGTTCCGGCCGCTGTTGATGAGGATCGATATCTTCGGATGTTTTCTGAGGTTGGCATACTTGCGTGTCGGCTTCAGGGTCGCGAAAACCAGGCTCTTGAGGTCTTCGGTCGCCGCAAAGCCCACGAGCGAGGTGTACGGATACTCATCCCCCATCGTCG comes from Acidobacteriota bacterium and encodes:
- a CDS encoding pyridoxamine 5'-phosphate oxidase family protein encodes the protein MTDMTLKRLLSGQNLGVLATMGDEYPYTSLVGFAATEDLKSLVFATLKPTRKYANLRKHPKISILINSGRNSAEDFRDAASVTVLGRASDAEGDERDSLQRIFLSKFPFLEDFVRDPACVLVKVDVEKFIVVTRFQDVREFEP